A window from Bufo bufo chromosome 1, aBufBuf1.1, whole genome shotgun sequence encodes these proteins:
- the SPARC gene encoding SPARC isoform X1, producing MRVWIFFVLCLAGKALAAPQQQDALPEEEEVIEDVVTEETVVGANPVQIEVGEFDEAIDEEEEPTTPENPCLNHHCKHGKVCEVDENNSPMCVCQDPSTCPASVGEFEKVCATDNKTYDSSCHFFATKCTLEGTKKGHKLHLDYIGPCKYIAPCVDSELNEFPLRMRDWLKNVLVSLYERDDENNLLNEKQKIRVKKIHENEKRLEAGEHSVELLARDFEKNYNMYIFPVHWQFGQLDQHPIDGYLSHTELSPLRAPLIPMEHCTTRFFEECDVDNDKYIALDEWAKCFGIKEQDVDQNMIV from the exons atgagagtctggatcttCTTCGTCCTGTGCCTGGCTGGCAAGGCACTAGCTGCACCT CAGCAACAGGATGCTTTGCCAGAAGAGGAAGAGGTGATAGAAGATGTTGTGACTGAG GAGACAGTAGTAGGAGCAAACCCCGTGCAAATAGAAGTCGGAGAGTTTGATGAAGCAATAGATGAGGAAGAGGAACCCACCACACCTGAAA ACCCTTGCTTGAACCACCACTGCAAGCATGGCAAAGTGTGTGAAGTAGATGAGAACAACTCTCCAATGTGTGTGTGCCAAGATCCATCAACCTGCCCTGCAAGTGTAGGCGAGTttgagaag GTCTGTGCTACAGACAACAAGACCTATGACTCTTCCTGCCACTTCTTTGCCACCAAATGTACCCTGGAAGGAACAAAGAAAGGACACAAACTGCATTTGGATTACATTGGACCATGCAAAT ACATTGCTCCCTGTGTGGACTCTGAGCTGAACGAATTCCCTCTGCGCATGCGTGACTGGCTTAAGAATGTCCTAGTCAGCCTCTATGAGCGTGATGACGAGAACAATTTACTCAATGAGAAACAGAAGATAAGG GTAAAGAAGATCCATGAGAACGAGAAGCGTCTTGAAGCTGGAGAACACTCTGTTGAGCTCCTGGCACGTGACTTTGAGAAGAACTACAATATGTACATCTTCCCTGTGCACTGGCAATTTGGACAGCTGGACCAGCACCCCATTGatgg ATACCTTTCCCACACTGAGCTGTCTCCTCTCCGTGCTCCTCTTATCCCCATGGAACACTGCACCACTCGTTTCTTTGAGGAATGCGATGTCGACAATGACAAATACATTGCTTTGGATGAATGGGCCAAGTGCTTTGGAATCAAGGAGC AGGACGTGGATCAGAACATGATTGTCTAA
- the SPARC gene encoding SPARC isoform X2 yields MRVWIFFVLCLAGKALAAPQQDALPEEEEVIEDVVTEETVVGANPVQIEVGEFDEAIDEEEEPTTPENPCLNHHCKHGKVCEVDENNSPMCVCQDPSTCPASVGEFEKVCATDNKTYDSSCHFFATKCTLEGTKKGHKLHLDYIGPCKYIAPCVDSELNEFPLRMRDWLKNVLVSLYERDDENNLLNEKQKIRVKKIHENEKRLEAGEHSVELLARDFEKNYNMYIFPVHWQFGQLDQHPIDGYLSHTELSPLRAPLIPMEHCTTRFFEECDVDNDKYIALDEWAKCFGIKEQDVDQNMIV; encoded by the exons atgagagtctggatcttCTTCGTCCTGTGCCTGGCTGGCAAGGCACTAGCTGCACCT CAACAGGATGCTTTGCCAGAAGAGGAAGAGGTGATAGAAGATGTTGTGACTGAG GAGACAGTAGTAGGAGCAAACCCCGTGCAAATAGAAGTCGGAGAGTTTGATGAAGCAATAGATGAGGAAGAGGAACCCACCACACCTGAAA ACCCTTGCTTGAACCACCACTGCAAGCATGGCAAAGTGTGTGAAGTAGATGAGAACAACTCTCCAATGTGTGTGTGCCAAGATCCATCAACCTGCCCTGCAAGTGTAGGCGAGTttgagaag GTCTGTGCTACAGACAACAAGACCTATGACTCTTCCTGCCACTTCTTTGCCACCAAATGTACCCTGGAAGGAACAAAGAAAGGACACAAACTGCATTTGGATTACATTGGACCATGCAAAT ACATTGCTCCCTGTGTGGACTCTGAGCTGAACGAATTCCCTCTGCGCATGCGTGACTGGCTTAAGAATGTCCTAGTCAGCCTCTATGAGCGTGATGACGAGAACAATTTACTCAATGAGAAACAGAAGATAAGG GTAAAGAAGATCCATGAGAACGAGAAGCGTCTTGAAGCTGGAGAACACTCTGTTGAGCTCCTGGCACGTGACTTTGAGAAGAACTACAATATGTACATCTTCCCTGTGCACTGGCAATTTGGACAGCTGGACCAGCACCCCATTGatgg ATACCTTTCCCACACTGAGCTGTCTCCTCTCCGTGCTCCTCTTATCCCCATGGAACACTGCACCACTCGTTTCTTTGAGGAATGCGATGTCGACAATGACAAATACATTGCTTTGGATGAATGGGCCAAGTGCTTTGGAATCAAGGAGC AGGACGTGGATCAGAACATGATTGTCTAA